One window from the genome of Entelurus aequoreus isolate RoL-2023_Sb linkage group LG04, RoL_Eaeq_v1.1, whole genome shotgun sequence encodes:
- the tmsb2 gene encoding thymosin beta encodes MSDKPDMTEISRFDKTKLKKTETKEKNPLPTKETIEQERKGDATP; translated from the exons ATGTCTGACAAGCCCGACATGACTGAGATTTCTCGTTTCGACAAGACAAAGCTGAAGAAGAccgagacaaaagaaaaaaatcctCTGCCCACGAAAGAAA CTATTGAGCAGGAGAGGAAAGGAGATGCCACACCTTGA